In a genomic window of Periophthalmus magnuspinnatus isolate fPerMag1 chromosome 3, fPerMag1.2.pri, whole genome shotgun sequence:
- the ddx21 gene encoding nucleolar RNA helicase 2 yields the protein MNSICKFGGLQQVGKKSEMPSKISIEDACEAMEGEVDSAAPCNSSVNKIKEGKKKKKKEQIMDHEDCEPPAPKKKKKKDKQKEDHMNETTDLNDNLQSSTKQSKKEKKKKKEKSITEEENGHYPVNTPVVTPVQTPSHSSVESASDSEKEAVETPEQREGAFSNFRISQVTIDRLKARGVSYLFDIQVKTFDSVYDGGDVIAQARTGTGKTFSFAIPLVEKLQKDGADKTRGRAPKVLVLAPTRELAIQVAKDFKDVAKRVAIACFYGGSSYNPQIDAIRNGIDILVGTPGRIKDHLQNHKLDLSKLKHVVLDEVDQMLDMGFAEQVEEILATSYKKDSDSNPQTLLFSATCPDWVYEVAKKYMRPDCKHVDLIGKKMQKAATTVEHLAIACHWSQRAAVIGDVIQVYSGSHGRTIIFCETKKEANELAMNSSIKQSSQSLHGDIPQKQRELTLKGFRNGAFEVLVATNVAARGLDIPEVDLVVQCSPPKDVESYIHRSGRTGRAGRTGVCICFYQRREEDQLRYVENKACITFRRVGVPTANDIIKSSSKDAVRFLDSVPVAAIGYFRESAQRLIEEKGAVEALAAALAHISGATSLEQRSLLNSDAGYTTLQLVCSQEMHNLGYAWRMLKEQLGEEIENHIHRMTFLKGKMGVCFDIPADKVKEIQESWTDGRRWQLTVATELPELEEKPGNRGDRGFGNGNRGDRFGGFRGGGGRGRNFKNGGFRNSGGGYGNNRGGQKRSFSQAFDY from the exons ATGAATTCCATCTGTAAATTTGGTGGACTACAGCAAGTGGGGAAAAAGAGTGAAATGCCGTCTAAAATCTCTATTGAAGACGCATGTGAAGCGATGGAAGGAGAGGTGGACTCCGCGGCACCGTGTAACTCCTCTGTG AATAAGATCAAAGAgggcaaaaaaaagaaaaagaaggagcAAATTATGGACCATGAAGACTGTGAACCTCCAGCacccaaaaagaaaaagaaaaaggataAACAAAAAGAGGACCACATGAATGAAACCACAGACTTAAATGACAACCTTCAAAGCTCAACAAAGCAAAGTAAAAAAGAG aaaaaaaagaaaaaagaaaaatcaatcacagaagaagaaaatggacaTTACCCTGTTAATACTCCTGTCGTGACGCCTGTTCAAACACCATCTCATTCAAGTGTGGAGTCTGCCAGTGACAGTGAAAAGGAGGCTGTG GAAACACCAGAGCAGAGGGAAGGTGCCTTTTCAAACTTCAGAATATCTCAAGTCACCATAGATAGGCTGAAAG CTCGGGGTGTATCATACCTGTTTGACATTCAGGTGAAGACCTTTGATTCAGTTTATGATGGCGGGGATGTAATTGCTCAAGCCCGGACAGGAACAGGAAAAACCTTCTCCTTTGCTATTCCTTTGGTGGAGAAGCTACAGAAAGATGGTGCTGATAAAACACGAGGCCGTGCCCCAAAG GTTTTGGTTTTGGCGCCAACCAGAGAACTGGCAATTCAGGTTGCAAAAGACTTCAAAGATGTTGCAAAGAGAGTGGCCATTGCCTGTTTCTATGGAGGGAGCTCATACAACCCTCAGA TTGATGCTATTCGTAATGGTATTGACATTTTGGTTGGGACACCTGGACGCATCAAGGACCACCTTCAGAACCATAAGCTGGACCTTTCAAAACTCAAACATGTTGTACTTGATGAAGTTGACCAAATGTTGGACATGGGATTTGCGGAACAAGTTGAAGAGATATTGGCCACCTCTTATAAAAAAG ATTCTGACTCCAATCCGCAGACACTGTTGTTCTCCGCCACTTGTCCTGACTGGGTTTATGAAGTGGCAAAGAAATACATGAGGCCCGACTGTAAACATGTTGACCTGATTggcaaaaaaatgcagaaagctGCAACAACTGTTGAA CATCTGGCCATCGCATGTCACTGGTCACAACGGGCCGCTGTGATAGGAGATGTTATCCAGGTTTACAGTGGCAGCCATGGAAGAACCATTATCTTCTGTGAGACTAAGAAGGAGGCCAATGAACTTGCAATGAATTCATCAATCAAACAG aGTTCTCAATCTCTTCATGGAGACATTCCTCAAAAACAAAGAGAGCTGACGCTGAAAGGATTCAGGAATGGTGCTTTTGAGGTTCTTGTTGCGACAAATGTTGCTGCTCGAGGTTTAGATATCCCAGAAGTAGATCTTGTTGTTCAGTGTTCACCTCCAAAG GATGTAGAGTCATATATCCATCGTTCAGGCCGTACAGGCCGGGCTGGCCGAACTGGAgtgtgcatttgtttttatcagagaagagaagaggaccAACTGCGCTATGTAGAAAACAAAGCT TGCATCACATTTAGACGAGTAGGTGTTCCAACTGCCAACGACATCATCAAATCTTCCAGCAAGGACGCAGTCAG GTTCTTGGACTCTGTGCCTGTTGCAGCTATTGGTTATTTCAGGGAATCAGCTCAAAGGCTAATTGAAGAAAAAGGAGCCGTTGAGGCACTAGCAGCCGCCTTAGCCCATATTTCTGGAGCTACGAGTTTGGAGCAGCGTTCACTTCTCAACTCTGATGCt GGATACACAACTCTCCAGTTAGTGTGTTCACAAGAAATGCACAATCTTGGTTATGCCTGGAGAATGCTCAAAGAACAACTTGGAGAGGAGATTGAGAACCATATTCACAGAATGACATTTCTGAAAGGAAAaatg GGAGTTTGTTTTGACATCCCAGCAGACAAAGTCAAGGAGATTCAG GAGTCTTGGACGGATGGTCGGCGCTGGCAATTGACTGTAGCGACAGAGCTGCCTGAACTTGAGGAAAAACCAGGGAATCGTGGCGACAGGGGGTTTGGTAATGGTAATCGTGGTGACAGATTCGGAGgtttcagaggaggaggaggaagaggccgGAACTTCAAGAACGGGGGCTTTCGAAACAGCGGTGGTGGCTATGGCAacaacagaggaggacagaaacGTAGCTTCAGCCAAGCTTTTGATTACTGA
- the mpc1 gene encoding mitochondrial pyruvate carrier 1 — protein MAGTIARKAIDHLKSKEFREYLMRYHFWGPVANWGLPIAAISDMKKSPEIISGRMTFALTCYSLLFMRFAYKVQPRNWLLFACHVTNETAQLIQGSRLIKYNLQKKSS, from the exons ATGGCAGGGACGATTGCTCGTAAAGCTATAGATCATTTGAAAAGCAAGGAGTTCAGAGAATATTTGATGAggtat CATTTCTGGGGACCTGTGGCAAACTGGGGTCTACCTATTGCAGCCATCTCAGATATGAAGAAAAGCCCTGAGATTATCAGTGGCAGAATGACCTTTG cttTAACTTGCTACTCACTTTTGTTCATGAGGTTTGCTTACAAAGTACAACCCCGCAACTGGCTGTTGTTTGCCTGCCATGTAACCAACGAAACAGCTCAGTTAATCCAAGGAAGTCGCCTGATCAAATACAA TCTCCAGAAGAAGTCATCATAA
- the kifbp gene encoding KIF-binding protein, with protein MASVNSEEWRALCEKFTNAQNLTDVESQNDPRNDPFRSKYKARELLREIYCCLKSFEGVEEERGAESSPQPEEEEAAAVEGQDVSVEGLCGDSPAGMRTGKLAAVEYYLGVNHIDTEELPAGQEHLGNCMTLLDKCTVTCYNVSLFIHVRNQLGILWAGYDETEKAQGFLEAAESNYHQYMKDDGSPPIDMTEYFSLEGNMLTHQERVRRFELAYTHTMYYLAQVYKNLGQTERAATYCHSTLQRQLKLNQYNPMEWALNAATLSQYYITKGRYMEGRHCLSAATVISGLAGDIPSEAAAEESEIESERRETLRQKRAEIARCWIKYCLNLLQDARKLLEDNIGEIDSDRQDELRIARRRAEEEEEKGRKSALLFDSEDTFDSIASLEEKVQCLFPLDFTEARAVFLVGQNYVTQAKEYFQMDGYVTDHIEILQDHSALFRVLAFFEEDLERRCKMHKRRVDMLEPICNELNAQYYLMIRRQLMFELAETYNDMMDLKLALANRQADMQSLDSHTIKKFNHLCSSSAKYFQMFLDSLRSPEGKMPEHLEEEVLRPALVARFRVARLHSRLISSSPTVQLDNLNKALENYKYVVQYCEAHPEAGAAVEIELELSKEMAGLLPLKINRLKARMGSNN; from the exons ATGGCGTCTGTCAACAGTGAGGAGTGGAGAGCGCTCTGTGAGAAATTCACCAACGCCCAAAATCTTACAGATGTTGAATCACAAAACGATCCGAGAAATGACCCGTTCCGCTCCAAATATAAAGCGAGAGAACTGCTCCGAGAAATCTATTGCTGTCTGAAGAGTTTCGAGGGCGTGGAGGAGGAGCGCGGGGCTGAGAGCAGCCCGCagccggaggaggaggaggcggcggCGGTTGAGGGACAGGATGTGTCCGTGGAGGGGCTCTGCGGGGACTCACCTGCGGGTATGCGGACCGGGAAACTCGCAGCGGTGGAGTATTACCTGGGCGTCAACCACATCGACACAGAGGAGCTGCCAGCGGGCCAAGAGCACTTAGGAAACTGCATGACACTGCTGGACAAATGCACCGTGACCTGCTACAACGTCTCACTGTTCATCCACGTGAGG AACCAGCTGGGCATCCTTTGGGCAGGCTACGATGAGACGGAGAAGGCTCAAGGCTTCCTAGAGGCAGCAGAATCCAATTACCACCAATATATGAAAGAT GATGGAAGTCCCCCAATTGACATGACTGAGTATTTCTCTCTTGAAGGAAATATGTTGACCCACCAAGAAAGAGTCAGGAG ATTTGAACTGGCTTATACTCACACAATGTATTACCTTGCACAAGTTTATAAAAACCTTG GTCAAACTGAGCGGGCTGCTACATATTGCCACAGTACTCTGCagaggcagctaaaattaaaccAATACAATCCTATGGAGTGGGCTTTAAATGCTGCTACACTATCTCAGTATTACATCACAAAG GGGCGATATATGGAAGGGAGACATTGCCTTTCAGCTGCGACTGTTATATCTGGTTTAGCTGGGGACATTCCTTCTGAGGCTGCAGCAGAAGAGA GTGAGATAGAAAGTGAACGAAGAGAGACACTCAGGCAGAAGAGAGCAGAAATTGCGAGATGTTGGATCAAGTATTGTCTGAACTTGCTGCAGGATGCTCGGAAGCTACTGGAG GACAACATTGGTGAGATAGATTCTGATCGCCAAGACGAGCTGAGAATAGCAAGAAGACGAGccgaagaggaggaagaaaaagggAGGAAGAGTGCTCTACTGTTTGATTCTGAAGATACTTTTGACTCTATTGCCAGCCTGGAAGAAAAG GTACAGTGCTTGTTTCCACTGGACTTTACAGAGGCACGCGCTGTATTTCTGGTGGGACAGAACTACGTAACTCAG GCTAAAGAATATTTCCAGATGGACGGTTATGTGACGGACCACATTGAAATTCTACAAGATCATAGTGCTTTGTTCAGAGTACTGGCATTTTTTGAAGAGGACCTTGAACGACGCTGCAAAATGCACAAGCGGAGAGTTGACATGCTGGAGCCAATTTGTAACG AGTTGAATGCTCAGTACTACCTTATGATCCGGCGTCAGTTGATGTTTGAGTTGGCTGAGACTTACAACGACATGATGGATCTGAAACTTGCACTGGCCAATAGACAAGCAGATATGCAGTCTTTAGACAGCCACACCATAAAGAAATTTAACCATCTTTGCTCATCCTCTGCAAA ATACTTCCAGATGTTCCTGGACTCCTTGCGTTCTCCAGAGGGAAAAATGCCAGAGCATTTGGAGGAGGAAGTACTCAGACCTGCTCTAGTTGCCCGCTTTAGAGTCGCACGACTTCACAGCCGCCTCATCAGCTCTTCACCAACAGTACAGCTGGACAATCTCAACAAAGCTTTGGAAAACTACAA ATATGTGGTTCAGTACTGTGAGGCTCACCCTGAGGCAGGAGCAGCCGTGGAAATAGAGCTAGAGCTGAGTAAAGAGATGGCCGGCCTGCTGCCACTGAAAATCAATCGTCTCAAAGCAAGAATGGGTTCCAATAACTGA
- the vps26a gene encoding vacuolar protein sorting-associated protein 26A, with protein sequence MSFLGGLFGPVCEIDVLLNDAENRKTAELKTEDGKVEKHYLFYDGESVSGKVNLNVKQGGKRLEHQGIRIEFVGQIELFSDKSNTHEFVDLVKELALPGELTQNRSYDFEFMQVEKPYESYTGANVRLRYFLRVTIVRRLSDLVKEYELIVHQLATYPDVNNSIKMEVGIEDCLHIEFEYNKSKYHLKDVIVGKIYFLLVRIKIQHMELQLIKKEITGIGPSTTTETETVAKYEIMDGAPVKGESIPIRLFLAGYDLTPTMRDVNKKFSVRYFLNLVLVDEEDRRYFKQQEIVLWRKAPEKLRKRNFHQRYESPEPRTQPVTAEQPEM encoded by the exons ATG AGTTTCCTTGGGGGTTTGTTTGGACCGGTTTGTGAGATTGATGTACTTCTGAATGATGCGGAAAACAGAAAGACAGCTGAGTTGAAGACTGAAGATGGCAAAGTGGAGAAACATTACCTGTTCTACGATGGGGAGTCTGTATCTGGGAAG gTGAACCTCAATGTAAAGCAGGGAGGAAAACGCCTCGAGCACCAAGGCATACGTATAGAGTTTGTTGGACAGATAG AGCTTTTTTCTGATAAAAGCAACACACATGAATTCGTGGACCTGGTGAAAGAATTGGCCCTACCTGGAGAACTGACGCAGAATCGGAGTTATGACTTTGAGTTTATGCAGGTTGAGAAGCCCTATGAGTCCTACACAGGAGCTAATGTCAGGCTAAG GTATTTTCTCAGGGTGACCATAGTCCGCCGCCTTTCCGACCTAGTCAAGGAGTATGAGCTTATTGTCCACCAGTTAGCCACGTACCCAGATGTCAACAACTCAATTAAAATGGAGGTCGGCATTGAGGACTGTCTGCACATTGAGTTTGAATACAATAAATCCAA ATACCACTTAAAGGATGTGATTGTGGGGAAGATCTACTTTCTGCTGGTCAGAATTAAGATCCAACACATGGAGCTACAGCTCATTAAGAAAGAAATAACTGGCATAG GACCCAGTACTACCACTGAGACTGAAACTGTTGCTAAATACGAGATAATGGACGGTGCTCCAGTAAAAGGAGAGTCAATCCCCATCAGACTGTTTCTTGCAG GATATGACCTGACGCCCACTATGAGGGACGTGAACAAGAAATTTTCTGTACGATACTTTCTCAATCTTGTCCTAGTGGATGAAGAGGATAGAAGATATTTCAAACAACAG GAAATTGTTTTGTGGAGAAAAGCTCCAGAGAAGTTGAGGAAGAGAAACTTCCACCAGCGTTATGAATCTCCTGAACCCAGGACCCAACCAGTTACTGCAGAGCAGCCAGAGATGTGA
- the supv3l1 gene encoding ATP-dependent RNA helicase SUPV3L1, mitochondrial, whose product MAASVNRCVCAFSQLQRHISSRAARTSCRSHLYAGAALSVPCPRAGPVVSIRARSSGSSSPKPPDTSLFVPVTLKTDSSADVGVGAELTQPLDKNELLKVLNRFYKRKEMQKLAADNGLDARLFHQAFISFRKFVLEISSLPADLHIILSDVCCGAGHIDDVFPYFMRHAKQIFPMLDCMDDLRKISDLRVPANWYPEARAIQRKVIFHAGPTNSGKTYHAIQRYLAAKSGVYCGPLKLLAHEIFEKSNDAGVPCDLVTGEERTFVDPEGRASGHVACTIEMCSVTTPYEIAVIDEIQMIRDPSRGWAWTRALLGLCAEEIHVCGETAAIDFVRELMYTTGEEVEVHNYKRLTPFSILDQALESLDNLRPGDCIVCFSKNDIYSISRQVEVRGLECAVIYGSLPPGTKLSQAKKFNDPDDPCKILVATDAIGMGLNLSIKRIIFNSLVKPNVNEKGEKHMETISTSQALQIAGRAGRFSSKFKEGEVTTMHRDDLPVLKELLSQLVEPIETAGLHPTAEQIEMFAYHLPDATLSNLLDIFVSLSQVDGLYFVCNIDDFKFLADMIQHIPLNLRSRYVFCTAPINKKQPFVCTSFLKFARQFSRDEPLTFDWVCRHIGWPPLAPKNIKDLVHLEAVHDVLDLYLWLSYRFMDMFPDSILIRQIQKDLDEIIQEGVRNITRLIRASDTSVSDPLQNAKPDQKANGLSPKVQRGSRATMNSSLTSRLVRDGLLTPDMIQQLQREWSKESDTSKQSDLNTNYFKTEKGKQRKKKK is encoded by the exons ATGGCAGCCTCTGTAAACCGCTGTGTTTGCGCTTTTTCTCAGCTCCAGCGGCACATTAGCTCCCGGGCTGCGCGTACGTCGTGCCGCTCTCATTTGTACGCTGGTGCTGCCTTGTCAGTCCCATGTCCACGCGCTGGTCCTGTGGTGTCCATCAGAGCCCGGTCCTCCGGCAGCTCCTCCCCGAAGCCTCCGGACACTTCACTCTTTGTCCCGGTGACTCTAAAGACCGATTCCTCCGCAGACGTAGGTGTTGGAGCAGAGCTTACACAGCCCTTGGATAAAA ATGAGCTCTTGAAAGTACTAAACCGCTTCTATAAAAGAAAGGAGATGCAAAAGTTGGCAGCAGATAATGGCCTCGATG CTCGACTCTTTCATCAAGCCTTCATCAGCTTTAGGAAGTTTGTTTTGGAAATTTCATCACTCCCTGCTGACCTGCACATCATTCTCAGTGATGTTTGCTGTGGAGCAG GTCATATAGATGATGTTTTCCCATACTTTATGCGCCACGCCAAGCAAATCTTCCCCATGTTAGACTGCATGGACGACCTGAGAAAGATCTCAGACCTCAGAGTCCCGGCCAACTG GTACCCAGAAGCCCGTGCAATCCAGAGAAAAGTAATTTTTCACGCTGGTCCCACAAATAGTGGCAAAACGTACCATGCAATTCAGCGCTATCTTGCTGCCAAATCTGGAGTCTACTGTGGTCCTTTGAAACTTCTGGCTCATGAGATCTTTGAGAAGAGCAACGATGCT GGTGTACCATGTGACTTAGTAACAGGTGAAGAACGAACATTTGTGGATCCAGAGGGACGGGCATCTGGTCATGTTGCCTGCACCATTGAAATGTGCAGCGTCACAACACCGT atGAGATTGCAGTCATTGATGAAATTCAAATGATTCGAGATCCGTCCAGAGGCTGGGCTTGGACTAGGGCCCTTCTgg GTCTTTGTGCAGAAGAGATTCATGTTTGTGGGGAAACAGCTGCAATAGACTTTGTAAGGGAGCTTATGTATACCActggagaggaggtggag GTTCATAACTACAAGCGTTTGACTCCATTCTCAATCTTGGATCAAGCTCTGGAATCATTAGACAATTTGAGACCAGGGGACTGTATTGTGTGTTTCAGTAAAAACGACATATACTCCATCAGCAGACAAGTAGAGGTCCGAGGTCTTGAATGTGCTGTGATTTATGGGAGTCTACCTCCAG GTACTAAACTGTCCCAGGCCAAAAAATTCAATGACCCTGATGACCCTTGTAAGATATTGGTCGCCACAGATGCTATTGGCATGGGACTTAACCTGAGTATTAAGCGTATCATCTTCAATAGCCTAGTCAAGCCAAATGTGAAtgagaaaggagaaaaacacATGGAGACAATTAGCACTTCACAGGCTTTGCAGATCGCCGGTCGTGCAGGCAG GTTCTCCTCAAAGTTTAAAGAAGGAGAAGTAACAACAATGCACAGAGACGATCTTCCGGTCTTAAAGGAACTTTTGAGTCAGTTAGTGGAGCCCATAGAG ACTGCGGGTCTTCATCCCACTGCTGAACAAATTGAGATGTTTGCCTACCATCTTCCTGATGCAACACTGTCTAACCTTCTG GACATCTTTGTGAGCCTCTCTCAAGTGGATGGCCTGTATTTTGTCTGCAACATTGATGACTTTAAGTTTTTGGCTGATATGATTCAGCATATCCCTTTAAATCTGAGGTCTCGCTATGTCTTCTGCACAGCCCcaatcaacaaaaaacaacctttTGTTTGCACTTCTTTTCTAAAG TTCGCTCGTCAGTTCAGTCGAGATGAGCCTCTGACATTCGACTGGGTGTGTCGTCATATTGGCTGGCCTCCACTTGCACCAAAAAACATTAAGGATTTGGTGCACTTAGAAGCAGTTCATGATGTTCTGGATCTTTACCTCTGGCTAAG TTATCGATTTATGGACATGTTTCCAGACTCAATATTAATACGACAAATCCAGAAAGACCTTGATGAAATTATTCAAGAAGGAGTTCGAAACATCACTCGTCTCATCAGAGCATCAGACACTAGTGTCTCTGACCCACTCCAAAACGCTAAACCAGACCAAAAGGCCAACGGACTTTCTCCAAAGGTGCAGAGAGGGAGTAGAGCCACGATGAACAGCTCACTGACTAGCCGCCTTGTACGGGACGGCCTCCTGACTCCTGATATGATTCAGCAGCTGCAGAGAGAGTGGTCCAAAGAATCAGACACTTCAAAACAGAGTGATCTTAatacaaactattttaaaactgaaaagggaaaacaaaggaaaaagaagaaatag